From Aspergillus chevalieri M1 DNA, chromosome 4, nearly complete sequence, a single genomic window includes:
- the MCM6 gene encoding MCM DNA helicase complex subunit MCM6 (BUSCO:EOG09260JT9;~COG:L;~EggNog:ENOG410PG2R;~InterPro:IPR027417,IPR001208,IPR041562,IPR027925, IPR033762,IPR041024,IPR031327,IPR012340,IPR008049, IPR018525;~PFAM:PF00493,PF18263,PF17207,PF17855,PF14551;~go_component: GO:0005634 - nucleus [Evidence IEA];~go_component: GO:0042555 - MCM complex [Evidence IEA];~go_function: GO:0003677 - DNA binding [Evidence IEA];~go_function: GO:0003678 - DNA helicase activity [Evidence IEA];~go_function: GO:0005524 - ATP binding [Evidence IEA];~go_process: GO:0006260 - DNA replication [Evidence IEA];~go_process: GO:0006270 - DNA replication initiation [Evidence IEA];~go_process: GO:0032508 - DNA duplex unwinding [Evidence IEA]): MSSLFDAVIQSELGSTAGSQQIHSDQIGSSRPQLMSESNGPMSDAQGFPDDQVVGTNSSTINRLRNPYMPGPPPVTDLAGEKVQQAFAEFLESYIEEVSSTAPPPSSARLSDKYYIAQIYGMKRLGLSTLYVDFTHLTSLDNQILADAISNQYYRFQPFLVKALQNLISKYVPEYYISHRQATSAQSQNSSAMQDLEESAAENDESINDPNQPKLGRQANTKTRHQQTDKLFSLAFYNMPLVSRLRQLRTSQIGKLLSVSGTVTRTSEIRPELSLGTFICEQCKSVVPNVEQTFRYTEPSECPNSTCGNRSGWRLDIAKSTFVDWQKVKLQESSHEIPTGSMPRTMDIILRGEMVDRAKAGERCIFTGTLIVVPDVSQLGLPGVRPEAVRDMSNRTGEVGGGGVSGLKALGVRDLTYRLAFLSCMITPDTSTPGQQTNQQLTGNSDNILGSLNQHKDPDPEDDMAQESFLHTISAAEVDDLKQLVHSEYIYSRLVESIAPMIYGHTQIKKGLLLQLIGGVSKSTEQENMQLRGDINICIVGDPSTSKSQFLKYICSLHPRAVYTSGKASSAAGLTASVVKDAETGEFTIEAGALMLANGGGICAIDEFDKMDISDQVAIHEAMEQQTISIAKAGIHTTLNARASILAAANPVGGRYNPKTTLRANLNFSAPIMSRFDLFFVIRDEPNEAVDRKLADHIVNVHMNRDEAVTPTISTEQLQRYIQFARTFRPVFTDEAKAVLVEKYKELRANDAQGGMGRSSYRITVRQLESLIRLSEAVAKANCVEEIVPNFVIEAFNLLRQSIVTVEKDDVEVEDDDEEAALAQVAAADLEDQEMADGDREGDSPMRDGDDGEQQEQPAQQRQKPKTKITYDKYMKILNLVVRRVNEDESTSGEGVEREELLVWYLEQIEAELNTEEDLQRERDLAVKVLKRMVKDNILMPIRGEGLLDDEQDEDGQTHKTVYVLHPNCAIEEM; this comes from the exons ATGTCGTCCCTCTTCGATGCCGTTATCCAGTCCGAGCTGGGCTCAACGGCCGGCTCCCAACAAATCCACTCAGATCAGATCGGCAGCTCGCGGCCGCAGCTCATGTCAGAGAGCAATGGACCGATGAGTGATGCACAAGGCTTCCCGGATGACCAGGTTGTGGGCACAAACAGTTCGACGATAAACCGACTGCGGAATCCATACATGCCAGGCCCCCCTCCGGTCACCGATTTGGCGGGTGAGAAAGTGCAACAAGCGTTCGCGGAATTCCTCGAGTCCTACATTGAGGAGGTCTCAAGCACtgcgccgccgccgtcgtCCGCTCGTTTGTCCGATAAATACTATATCGCACAAATTTACGGCATGAAGAGACTGGGACTGTCGACCCTTTATGTAGACTTTACACACTTGACATCATTGGATAACCAGATTCTGGCCGATGCGATTTCCAACCAATACTATCGATTCCAGCCTTTCCTGGTGAAGGCTTTGCAAAACCTGATCAGCAAATATGTACCGGAATACTATATTTCCCATCGTCAAGCGACTAGCGCGCAATCTCAGAATAGTTCGGCTATGCAAGACCTGGAAGAGAGTGCGGCCGAAAACGACGAGAGCATCAACGACCCCAACCAGCCGAAATTGGGCCGTCAAGCTAACACCAAGACCCGGCATCAGCAGACAGATAAATTGTTCTCCCTGGCATTCTACAACATGCCGCTGGTCTCCCGGTTACGGCAACTTCGAACATCACAGATTGGAAAATTACTGTCTGTCTCTGGTACCGTGACGCGGACATCTGAAATCCGGCCCGAATTGTCGTTGGGTACCTTCATCTGTGAACAATGCAAATCGGTTGTCCCCAATGTGGAGCAAACTTTCAGATACACGGAGCCCAGCGAGTGCCCGAACAGTACTTGTGGTAACCGGTCTGGATGGCGTCTGGACATTGCGAAGAGTACGTTTGTCGACTGGCAGAAGGTGAAATTGCAGGAGTCTTCGCATGAAATTCCCACGGGCAGCATGCCCCGTACAATGGATATCATCCTACGTGGTGAAATGGTCGACCGCGCCAAGGCAGGTGAACGGTGTATCTTCACTGGTACATTGATCGTGGTCCCGGATGTTAGCCAGCTTGGTCTTCCTGGAGTGCGGCCAGAGGCCGTTCGTGACATGAGTAACCGCACTGGTGAAGTAGGGGGAGGTGGTGTGAGTGGTCTGAAGGCCCTGGGTGTCAGAGACCTCACTTACCGGCTCGcctttctttcctgcatGATCACTCCCGACACCAGCACACCTGGTCAACAAACAAACCAGCAACTGACCGGTAACTCCGACAATATTCTGGGCTCTCTCAATCAGCACAAAGACCCCGACCCGGAAGACGACATGGCCCAGGAATCCTTCCTTCATACCATCAGTGCAGCAGAAGTGGATGATTTGAAGCAACTTGTTCATTCAGAGTACATCTACTCGCGTCTAGTCGAATCCATCGCACCGATGATTTATGGGCACACGCAAATCAAGAAGGGCTTGCTTCTGCAACTGATTGGAGGTGTTAGCAAGTCGACGGAACAGGAGAACATGCAGCTTCGTGGTGATATTAACATTTGCATCGTTGGTGACCCTTCGACAAGTAAGAGTCAATTCTTGAAATACATCTGTTCGCTACACCCTCGTGCAGTATATACCAGCGGTAAGGCCTCATCTGCTGCTGGTTTGACTGCATCCGTCGTGAAAGATGCCGAAACTGGTGAATTTACCATCGAAGCTGGTGCACTGATGCTTGCCAACGGAGGCGGCATCTGCGCCATCGACGAATTCGACAAAATGGACATCAGCGACCAAGTTGCAATCCACGAAGCAATGGAACAGCAAACGATCTCCATCGCAAAGGCTGGCATCCACACAACCCTCAACGCCCGCGCTTCAATCCTCGCCGCCGCAAACCCCGTCGGCGGTCGCTACAACCCCAAAACCACCCTCCGCGCCAACCTCAACTTCTCAGCCCCCATCATGTCCCGTTTCGATCTGTTCTTCGTCATCCGCGACGAACCCAACGAAGCCGTCGACCGCAAGCTGGCAGACCACATTGTCAACGTGCACATGAACCGCGACGAAGCCGTGACACCAACTATCAGCACCGAGCAGCTCCAGCGCTACATCCAGTTCGCGCGGACGTTCAGACCTGTCTTCACGGACGAGGCTAAGGCCGTCCTCGTCGAGAAGTACAAAGAGCTGCGCGCCAACGATGCACAGGGTGGAATGGGTCGCTCCTCGTACCGTATCACCGTCCGTCAACTGGAATCGCTCATCCGTCTCTCCGAAGCCGTCGCCAAGGCTAATTGCGTCGAGGAAATCGTCCCCAATTTTGTCATCGAGGCCTtcaacctcctccgccagAGTATTGTTACCGTCGAGAAGGACGATGTCGAAGTCGAagatgacgacgaggaagcCGCGCTCGCGCAAGTCGCAGCTGCAGACCTCGAAGACCAGGAGATGGCCGATGGGGATAGGGAAGGCGATAGCCCCATGcgcgatggcgatgatggcGAGCAGCAAGAACAGCCTGCGCAGCAGCGCCAGAAGCCCAAGACCAAGATCACGTACGACAAGTACATGAAGATCCTGAACTTGGTCGTGCGGAGAGTGAACGAGGATGAGTCGACGTCTGGTGAGGGCGTTGAGCGGGAGGAGTTGCTTGTTTGGTACTTGGAGCAGATTGAGGCTGAACTTAACACCGAGGAGGATTTGCAGCGGGAGCGGGACTTGGCTGTTAAGGTCTTGAAGCGGATGGTCAAG GATAACATCCTCATGCCTATCCGCGGAGAAGGTCTCCTCGACGACGAACAAGATGAGGATGGCCAGACGCACAAGACCGTCTACGTCTTGCATCCCAACTGCGCTATTGAGGAGATGTGA
- a CDS encoding uncharacterized protein (COG:S;~EggNog:ENOG410PVY1), whose product MKPKRRRRLPTTDDGPPKNQIFYFVDSNSSSREKRAHVMRHHVQEKRRQRKASNADSDSEKMSNQAVRYVPWQDQTLEHGDRRLDATQDAGINGFSSGSSSVFRAGYPPLKPSSHSLAHIQSTLPVYDMPRKESIGSLPVGLSREDLELADFWNTKLTYWSGQNKHMKDHIFRTAMGHPLTFQAVVLTYCARWKAQLYNLPEGSEVQRHVGQAARGVEEALAGIIPIHEDYLAMALTGMALQEERFGQKSIARAYIDRAVQILRSRAGSNNAVEVFLHYVRYIMTPPKPGYGIDSDGKQWLLTFLRGAEELMREHNTPAYLSEVPQRREAFQMDSPLFPLLSSGPRPSQVPIEARMYVVKDAPTQEITRTAALIYITAALWDFQDSPSKMRRFLSQAMAMAREHGLDRSQACETLVWLLLEERWDADLRDAERGWSTGELLKTHKQLRPDLQFQFTEILMSFLMMTPPIRGINTFAEELNR is encoded by the exons ATGAAACCGAAGCGACGACGGCGTTTACCAACGACCGACGATGGGCCGCCCAAGAACCAGATATTCTACTTTGTTGACTCGAACTCCTCATCACGAGAGAAACGGGCCCACGTGATGCGACACCACGTCCAGGAGAAACGGCGACAGCGCAAGGCTTCCAATGCAGACAGCGATAGCGAGAAGATGTCGAACCAGGCTGTCCGTTATGTCCCTTGGCAAGACCAGACATTAGAACACGGAGACCGCAGACTGGACGCGACTCAAGACGCTGGAATCAATGGGTTCTCTTCTGGCAGTAGCTCAGTG TTTCGAGCAGGATACCCGCCTTTGAAACCATCTTCCCATTCTCTTGCTCATATACAGTCGACGCTACCTGTTTATGATATGCCCAGGAAAGAGTCTATTGGCAGTCTACCAGTGGGCTTAAGCCGAGAGGACCTGGAACTAGCAGATTTCTGGAATACCAAGTTGACTTACTGGTCGGGACAGAACAAGCACATGAAAGACCATATCTTTCGAACCGCCATGGGCCATCCTTTGACTTTCCAAGCGGTCGTTTTAACATATTGCGCGCGATGGAAAGCGCAACTCTACAATTTACCAGAAGGCTCTGAAGTGCAGCGTCATGTCGGACAGGCTGCGCGCGGAGTGGAAGAGGCCCTCGCAGGCATTATACCTATTCACGAAGATTACCTTGCCATGGCTTTGACTGGGATGGCTTTGCAGGAAGAACGATTTGGGCAGAAATCGATTGCCCGAGCATATATCGACCGGGCGGTGCAGATCCTCCGTTCACGGGCGGGATCCAACAATGCGGTTGAAGTATTTCTACACTACGTGCGATACATCATGACACCCCCGAAACCTGGTTATGGCATCGACTCGGACGGGAAACAATGGCTATTGACCTTCCTACGGGGAGCGGAAGAATTGATGCGGGAACACAACACGCCGGCGTATCTATCAGAGGTCCCGCAACGACGCGAGGCCTTTCAGATGGACAGTCCCCTATTCCCATTACTATCGAGCGGACCTCGTCCGTCGCAGGTGCCCATAGAAGCGCGCATGTATGTGGTGAAGGATGCGCCAACACAGGAGATTACGCGGACGGCTGCCTTGATCTACATAACAGCAGCCTTGTGGGATTTCCAAGATTCGCCGAGTAAAATGAGGCGGTTCCTTAGCCAAGCGATGGCCATGGCGCGCGAACACGGCCTTGACCGGTCCCAAGCGTGCGAGACGCTTGTatggctgctgctggaggaACGGTGGGACGCGGACCTGCGCGATGCGGAACGAGGTTGGTCGACGGGGGAGTTGCTGAAAACGCACAAGCAACTACGACCCGACTTACAGTTTCAGTTTACCGAGATCCTGATGAGTTTTCTGATGATGACCCCGCCGATAAGGGGGATCAATACGTTTGCAGAGGAGCTTAACAGATGA